A portion of the uncultured Bacteroides sp. genome contains these proteins:
- a CDS encoding nitroreductase, producing the protein MKTNEVLETIKLRRSVRSYTSQEVAEEDLLTILDAATYAPSGMNDQTWHFTAVQDAAKLEELNKRIRGAFAKSDVKHLQERGHNESYCCYYHAPVLIIVSNKNEHLWAGQDCAAALQNIFLAATSLGIASCWVNQLGSTCDDPEVRAFITSLGVPEDHKVFGCAALGYADGSPLKVKVRKEDTISFA; encoded by the coding sequence ACAATTAAGTTGCGTCGCAGTGTGCGCAGTTATACCTCACAGGAAGTGGCGGAAGAAGATTTGCTGACTATACTTGATGCTGCAACGTATGCTCCTAGCGGTATGAACGACCAGACCTGGCACTTCACTGCTGTGCAAGATGCAGCTAAACTGGAAGAGCTGAACAAACGAATAAGAGGTGCGTTTGCAAAGTCGGATGTGAAACATTTGCAGGAACGGGGACATAACGAGAGTTACTGTTGCTATTATCACGCTCCGGTACTCATTATCGTATCTAACAAAAATGAACACTTGTGGGCTGGGCAAGATTGTGCGGCTGCCTTGCAGAATATTTTTCTAGCAGCTACCTCGTTAGGTATTGCCTCTTGCTGGGTCAATCAGCTTGGATCCACTTGTGACGATCCTGAAGTACGAGCTTTCATAACTTCGCTAGGTGTTCCCGAAGATCATAAAGTATTTGGTTGCGCTGCTTTGGGTTATGCCGACGGCTCTCCGCTAAAAGTAAAAGTGCGCAAAGAAGATACCATATCATTCGCCTAG